A region from the Variovorax paradoxus genome encodes:
- a CDS encoding aminotransferase class V-fold PLP-dependent enzyme, whose protein sequence is MPANTHHARGLAFSDALMREVKQRFLHVDHDHHGRERLYFDNAGGSFRLKAAAERFMQVDAIPDNAERIHATAVELQQIQARAAADVRTILNARGGSVYASLTASGAMFDMVRAIAENVPGTNMVTTVLEHPSSFDAMSLYAGKSGRELRVARSNPETGGVDADEIVRLVDQDTCLLNVIYASNISGAKLDMEQIVRRAREIKPDLYIVVDAVQHAPHGLIDLQKTPVDGINMAPYKFFGCRGSGLSWVSDRAALLPHHRLAGKKPDFWDLGSSAPWQFAVLTEIVDYVCWLGGHFSDDTERRALFEAGIAHIELHERALLAALLDGSGGAAGLRSIEGVKVFLDHPDLTKRDLIIGIGFEHLDCTQAVVEYGLRGVTVYERVASSIYSKRMLDSFGLEGTVRVSPLHCHSAADMEKFLRVTQEIALSAKGSRTGTGG, encoded by the coding sequence ACCATGCCAGAGGGCTGGCGTTTTCCGACGCGCTGATGCGCGAGGTGAAGCAGCGCTTTCTCCATGTCGACCACGACCACCACGGGCGCGAGCGCCTCTACTTCGACAACGCGGGCGGCTCGTTCCGGCTGAAGGCGGCGGCCGAGCGCTTCATGCAGGTCGATGCCATTCCCGACAACGCCGAGCGCATCCACGCCACCGCCGTCGAGCTGCAGCAGATCCAGGCCAGGGCCGCGGCCGATGTGCGCACCATCCTCAACGCGCGGGGCGGCAGCGTCTATGCATCGCTGACGGCATCGGGCGCGATGTTCGACATGGTGCGCGCCATCGCCGAGAACGTGCCGGGCACGAACATGGTCACCACCGTGCTCGAGCATCCCTCGTCGTTCGACGCGATGAGCCTCTATGCCGGCAAGTCCGGCCGCGAACTGCGGGTGGCCAGGAGCAACCCCGAGACCGGCGGTGTCGATGCCGACGAGATCGTGCGGCTGGTGGACCAGGACACCTGCCTGCTCAACGTGATCTACGCATCGAACATCTCGGGCGCCAAGCTCGACATGGAGCAGATCGTGCGGCGCGCGCGCGAGATCAAGCCCGACCTCTACATCGTGGTGGACGCCGTGCAGCATGCGCCGCATGGGCTGATCGACCTGCAGAAGACGCCGGTAGATGGCATCAACATGGCGCCCTACAAGTTCTTCGGCTGCCGCGGCTCGGGCCTGTCGTGGGTGTCGGACCGCGCGGCGCTGCTGCCGCACCACAGGCTCGCGGGCAAGAAGCCCGACTTCTGGGACCTGGGCAGCTCGGCACCGTGGCAGTTTGCCGTGCTCACCGAGATTGTGGACTACGTGTGCTGGCTCGGCGGCCATTTTTCGGACGACACCGAGCGGCGGGCGCTGTTCGAAGCAGGCATCGCGCACATCGAGTTGCACGAGCGGGCCTTGCTGGCGGCGCTGCTGGACGGAAGCGGCGGCGCCGCGGGCCTGCGCAGCATCGAGGGCGTGAAGGTCTTTCTTGACCACCCGGACCTGACGAAGCGCGACCTGATCATCGGCATCGGCTTCGAACACCTCGACTGCACGCAGGCCGTGGTCGAGTACGGCTTGCGCGGCGTGACGGTCTACGAGCGCGTGGCGAGCAGCATCTACTCGAAGCGCATGCTCGATTCCTTCGGCCTTGAAGGCACGGTGCGGGTTTCGCCGTTGCACTGCCATTCGGCGGCCGACATGGAGAAGTTTCTGCGCGTGACGCAGGAGATTGCGCTCAGCGCGAAGGGGTCGCGGACAGGAACCGGCGGATGA